In Paenibacillus sp. G2S3, a single window of DNA contains:
- a CDS encoding CPBP family intramembrane glutamic endopeptidase, producing the protein MRILLSDKKQSLLFIIIVWAMALGMLLLPESAQGLYGCTPLLAVCLMMFLIVRDGYRAEGWRRLGFKFRGRKEYILALIIPLCSLGAGYAVYWAGWVSSLIPPDSWIKTVIYLVVYIVLGSLSALGEEIGWRGWLLPRFQWMGRVSSSITMGFIWAIWHYPAILGPRAYHSSGNRWLVLTLFTLSVVFAGIIINELRLTSGSIWPAVLLHGTNNAVDSVLRNITASSSPMLEYLAGESGWVPVILYGAVAVWILNRNLRIKRQPISLAQ; encoded by the coding sequence GTGAGAATATTGCTCTCTGACAAGAAACAATCTCTTCTTTTTATTATTATCGTGTGGGCAATGGCGCTTGGGATGCTGCTACTCCCCGAATCAGCACAAGGTCTGTACGGATGTACCCCGTTACTCGCAGTATGTCTCATGATGTTCTTGATTGTGCGAGATGGTTATCGTGCTGAGGGATGGAGAAGATTAGGTTTCAAGTTTAGAGGAAGGAAAGAATACATATTGGCTTTGATCATTCCCTTATGTTCACTGGGAGCCGGATATGCGGTCTATTGGGCAGGATGGGTATCAAGCTTGATTCCTCCAGATTCATGGATCAAGACGGTTATATATTTGGTCGTTTATATTGTTCTGGGTTCCCTATCTGCATTGGGTGAAGAAATAGGCTGGAGGGGCTGGCTGCTCCCGCGTTTTCAATGGATGGGAAGAGTTAGTTCCAGCATAACGATGGGTTTTATATGGGCGATATGGCATTATCCAGCGATTCTCGGCCCACGTGCCTATCATTCTTCAGGGAACCGTTGGCTTGTACTGACCCTGTTTACCTTATCCGTTGTATTTGCGGGAATCATTATTAATGAACTGCGTCTGACTTCTGGTAGCATATGGCCGGCAGTGCTTTTGCATGGAACTAATAATGCCGTAGATAGTGTGTTGCGTAATATTACTGCGAGTTCATCACCGATGCTGGAGTATTTAGCTGGAGAGAGTGGTTGGGTCCCGGTGATTTTATATGGCGCTGTAGCAGTTTGGATTCTGAATCGAAACCTCAGGATAAAACGGCAGCCGATCAGTTTAGCGCAATAA